From a single Oreochromis niloticus isolate F11D_XX linkage group LG3, O_niloticus_UMD_NMBU, whole genome shotgun sequence genomic region:
- the LOC112846386 gene encoding NLR family CARD domain-containing protein 3-like, with amino-acid sequence MKQQELADHLQSSTCTGNIRWCHRNLKSALKKKFQCVFEGIAKAGNPTLLNQIYTELYITEGGTAEVNDEHEVRQIETASRKPDRPETTIRQEDIFKASPGRDEPIRTVLTKGVAGIGKTVLTQKYSLDWAEDKANQDIQFIFPFTFRELNVLKEEKFSLVELVHHFFSETKEAGICSFEDFQVVFIFDGLDECRLPLDFHKTTILTDPRKSTSVDVLLINLIRGKLLPSAHLWITTRPAAANQIPPDCVDMVTEVRGFTDPQKEEYFRKRFRDEQQASRIISHIKTSRSLHIMCHIPVFCWITATVLEDVLETREGGQLPKTLTEMYIHFLVVQAKVKKVKYDGGPETDPHWSPESRKMIESLGKLAFDQLQKGNLIFYESDLTECGIDIRAASVYSGVFTQIFKEERGLYQDKVFCFIHLSVQEFLAALHVHLTFINSGLNLMVEEQTTSKKSETRESAEKHFYQSAVNKALQSPNGHLDLFLRFLLGLSLQTSQCLLRGLLTQTVSSSQTKKETVKYIKEKLHESLYAEKTINLFHCLNELNDHSLVEEIQQYTSSGRLSYDRISPAQWSALVFILLSSEKDLDVFDLKKYSASEEALLRLLPVVKASNKALLSLCNLSERSYEALSSVLSSQSSSLRELDLSNNDLQDSVVKLLSAGLRSPHCKLRLSHCQISRRSYEALFSVLSSKSSSLRELNLSNSDLQDSGVTLLSFGVKSPHCKMDTLSLSGCLITEEGCTSLASALSSNPSHLRELDLSYNHPGHSGMKLLSDGLKDPGWRLDTLSLSGCLITEEGCTSLVSALSSNPSHLRELDLSYNHPGDSGLKLLSAGLKDPGWRLD; translated from the exons atgaagcagcAGGAGCTGGCTGACCATCTGCAGAGCA GTACCTGCACAGGAAACATCAGGTGGTGTCATCGTAACCTTAAATCTGccctgaagaagaagttccagtgtgtgtttgaggggatcgctaaagcaggaaacccaacccttctgaatcagatctacacagagctctacatcacagagggagggactgcagaggtcaatgatgaacatgaggtcagacagattgaaacagcatccaggaaaccagacagaccagaaacaacaatcagacaagaagacatctttaaagcctcacctggaagagatgaaccaatcagaacagtgctgacaaagggagtggcaggcattgggaaaacagtcttaacacagaaatacagcctggactgggctgaagacaaagccaaccaggacatccagttcatatttccattcactttcagagagctgaatgtgctgaaagaggaaaagttcagcttggtggaacttgttcatcacttctttagtgaaaccaaagaagcaggaatctgcagctttgaagacttccaggttgtgttcatctttgatggtctggatgagtgtcgacttcctctggacttccacaaaactacaatcctaactgaccctagaaagtccacctcagtggatgtgctcctgataaacctcatcagggggaaactgcttccctctgctcacctctggataaccacgcgacctgcagcagccaatcagatccctcctgactgtgttgacatggtgacagaggtcagagggttcactgacccacagaaggaggagtacttcaggaagagattcagagatgagcagcaggccagcaggatcatctcccacatcaagacatcacgaagcctccacatcatgtgccacatcccagtcttctgctggatcactgctacagttctggaggatgtgctggaaaccagagagggaggacagctgcccaagaccctgactgagatgtacatccacttcctggtggttcaggccaaagtgaagaaggtcaagtatgatggaggacctgagacagatccacactggagtccagagagcaggaagatgattgagtctctgggaaaactggcttttgatcagctgcagaaaggaaacctgatttTCTATGAATccgacctgacagagtgtggcatcgatatcagagcagcctcagtgtactcaggagtgttcacacagatctttaaagaggagagaggactgtaccaggacaaggtgttctgcttcatccatctgagtgttcaggagtttctggctgctcttcatgtccatctgaccttcatcaactctggactcaatctaATGGTAGAAGAACAAACGACCTCCAAGAAGTCTGAAACAAGAGAATCTGCAGAGAAACACTTTTAtcagagtgctgtgaacaaggccttacagagtccaaatggacacctggacttgtttctccgcttcctcctgggtctttcactgcagactaGTCAGTGTCTCTTACGAGGTCTCCTGACACAGACAGtaagtagctcacagaccaaaAAGGAAACAGTAAAGTACATTAAGGAGAAACTCCATGAGAGTCTGTATGCAGAGAAAACCATCAATcttttccactgtctgaatgaactgaatgatcattctctagtggaggagatccaacagtacACAAGTTCAGGACGTCTCTCCTACGATAGAatttctcctgctcagtggtcagctctggtcttcatcttactgtcatcagaaaaagatctggatgtgtttgacctgaagaaatactctgcttcagaggaggctcttctaaggctgctgccagtggtcaaagcctccaacaaagctct ACTGAGTCTTTGTAATTTGTCAGAGAGAAGCTACGAAGCtttgtcctcagttctcagctcccagtcctctaGTCTCAGAGAGCTGGATCTGAGTAACAATGACCTGCAAGATTCGGTAGTGAAGCTGCTTTCTGCAGGACTGAGAAGTCCACACTGTAAACTTAG actgagtcactGTCAGATCTCACGGAGAAGCTATGAAGCTCTGTTCTCAGTCCTCAGCTCCAAGTCCtctagtctgagagagctgAACCTGAGTAACTctgacctgcaggattcaggagtgacgCTTCTGTCCTTTGGAGTGAAGAGTCCACATTGTAAAATGGATACTCTTAG tctgtcaggctgtctgatcacagaggaaggctgtacatctctggcctcagctctgagctccaacccctcccatctgagagagctggacctgagctacaatcatccaggacactcaggaatgaagctgctgtcggatggactgaaggatccaggctggagactggacactctcag